One part of the Rutidosis leptorrhynchoides isolate AG116_Rl617_1_P2 chromosome 1, CSIRO_AGI_Rlap_v1, whole genome shotgun sequence genome encodes these proteins:
- the LOC139840378 gene encoding uncharacterized protein codes for MESRQYLGEISALCFLNLPPPASSLPYLLAGTGSQLLFYDLTASNMIASFQVFNGIRVHGITILPPTDTSLNFTVAVFGERKLKLFQFNVQLPRQHDHQSKQTLVNLISSQSLPNFGHWILDVCFIQDCVVQRSKLLAIGCTDNSVYFWDMLSSTISYQVSSPDVCLLYTMRMWGDKVNSLHVASGTIFNEIIVWKVVSGSLDALVKDNERVCNLSYKAVTVCRLGGHKGSIFRITWSLDGSKLVSVSDDRSARIWNVVTGKRDSENAAELIVSPSSGPVLFGHSARVWDCCMSDSLIITVGEDCTCRVWGLDGSQLRIIKEHIGRGVWRCLYDPSSSLLVTAGFDSAIKVHQLHSYLPMGVEHYDSKQVYAIQIPNSKRTALMDSKSEYVRCMHFASEDALYIATNNGVLYHAKIPSDTVDAVWTQLFRANEDIPIVSMSVFPGGNPSLDTWIALGDGKGRLTVVQVVCNSTPQVNLSITWPAEAERQLLETFWCESLGPTYVFTADPRGRLKLWNVRSISEYETGHTNACLVAVFTSCFSTRIICLDASFEEEVLVCGDLRGNLVLFPLSRDLLLDTPVSSVAYIDPSNNFKGAHGISSVSSVSIHGFSPSNLELHSTGGDGCICYIEYDKREQKMEFIGMKQVKELSLVQSFIPNDNPDYAIGFASGDFIIWNMSTETKVTEIPCGGWRRPHTYFLGDVPEMKNCFAFVKDEVIFVHKHWAPTNDRIYPQNLHLQFHGREIHSLCFIFDPTNCSSNEKQDQFCHSGFIATGCEDGTVRLTRYSSGVDNWSASKLLGEHVGGSAVRSLCSVLKVHTITDDIKNQDKAIDDQEDPFLLISVGAKRVLTAWKRKISSRPKSEMSFQWLSSDFPIRNNGTNLKGPKKDKTNANHNGSIVNSESASDLNPPEIGLENDWRYLAVTAFLVKVSCSRASVCFIVVACSDATVTLRALVLPHRLWFDVALLVPSTSPVLSLQHVIVPELPNVEDKSQRRSLFMVISGSTDGSIAFWDVTEIVETFLHKISLLRIEDCSNFQRRPRTGRGSQGGRQWRSLDPTKDKPTETAKTLDNTENSKQDHTSSNLGSSQEINTIQPLHVMKNVHQSGVNCLHVSDVAKDNESCFSCNVITGGDDQALHCFCFNVMSSDSSTSDMHLTHKTIMFKKYHVEFSHPDKIASAHSSAVKGVWTDGHWVFSTGLDQRVRCWRVSVDDGKLSEVAHLIVSVPEPEALDVRVCGRNHYQIAVAGRGMQMMEFLAPAVNILYL; via the exons ATGGAGAGCCGTCAGTATCTCGGAGAAATCTCAGCTCTCTGTTTCCTCAACCTTCCTCCTCCAGCTTCGTCACTTCCATATCTCCTTGCTG GAACTGGCTCACAGCTGCTATTTTATGACCTAACTGCATCCAACATGATCGCTTCGTTTCAAGTTTTCAACGGAATTAGGGTTCACGGTATTACAATACTTCCACCGACTGATACATCACTTAATTTCACAGTCGCTGTTTTTGGAGAACGCAAACTCAAATTATTTCAATTCAACGTTCAATTGCCACGTCAGCATGATCACCAAAGCAAGCAAACACTCGTTAATCTAATTTCATCTCAATCTTTACCTAATTTTGGTCACTGGATTCTCGATGTCTGCTTCATACAG GATTGTGTAGTTCAAAGGAGTAAGTTGCTTGCTATAGGATGTACCGATAACTCGGTGTATTTCTGGGACATGTTATCATCTACAATCAGCTACCAGGTTAGCTCTCCAG ATGTATGTCTTCTGTATACAATGCGTATGTGGGGTGACAAAGTTAATTCTCTTCATGTAGCATCCGGTACTATTTTTAACGAG ATTATAGTCTGGAAAGTTGTTAGTGGTAGTTTAGACGCTCTTGTAAAAGATAATGAAAGAGTTTGCAATCTTTCGTACAAAGCTGTGACAGTATGTAGACTGGGTGGGCATAAAGGTTCCATATTCCGTATTACATGGTCTTTGGATGGATCTAAATTGGTTTCAGTCTCTGATGATCGCAG TGCTCGTATCTGGAATGTTGTTACGGGTAAAAGAGATTCTGAAAATGCTGCAGAGTTGATCGTTTCTCCTTCTAGTGGGCCCGTGCTATTTGGTCACAGTGCTAGGGTTTGGGATTGCTGCATGTCTGACTCT TTAATTATCACTGTGGGCGAGGACTGTACATGCCGTGTATGGGGACTGGATGGATCTCAACTTAGGATTATCAAAGAGCACAT agGGAGGGGAGTATGGAGATGCTTGTATGACCCAAGTTCTTCTCTTCTTGTTACTGCTGGATTTGATTCTGCCATTAAAGTACATCAGTTGCATTCTTATTTACCTATGGGTGTGGAACATTATGACAGTAAACAAGTCTATGCTATTCAAATTCCAAATTCAAAGCGTACTGCGCTAATGGACAG CAAAAGTGAATATGTACGCTGCATGCATTTTGCAAGTGAAGATGCACTTTATATTGCCACAAACAATGGTGTCCTCTACCATGCTAAAATACCATCAGATACTGTTGATGCAGTATGGACTCAGCTTTTTCGTGCCAACGAGGATattccaatagtttctatgagTGTATTTCCAGGTGGCAATCCTTCATTGGACACCTGGATTGCCCTGGGAGATGGTAAAGGAAGGCTAACTGTTGTCCAAGTTGTTTGTAATTCAACGCCACAAGTCAACCTTTCCATAACCTGGCCTGCTGAAGCTGAAAGGCAACTTTTAGAAACATTTTGGTGCGAGTCTTTGGGCCCCACTTACGTCTTCACCGCTGATCCTAGAGGAAGGTTGAAGCTATGGAATGTACGGTCCATTTCTGAATATGAAACCGGACATACTAATGCATGTCTAGTAGCAGTTTTTACATCGTGCTTTTCTACAAGGATTATATGCTTGGATGCTTCATTTGAAGAAGAGGTGTTAGTTTGTGGGGATCTTCGTGGTAATCTAGTTTTATTTCCGTTATCAAGAGACCTTTTGCTCGATACACCTGTTAGTTCGGTTGCATACATTGATCCTTCAAATAATTTCAAAGGAGCTCATGGCATATCGAGTGTAAGCAGTGTTTCAATCCATGGTTTCAGTCCAAGTAACTTGGAACTGCACTCG ACTGGAGGAGACGGATGCATATGCTATATTGAATATGATAAACGTGAACAAAAGATGGAATTTATTGGAATGAAACAAGTGAAAGAGTTGAGTTTGGTTCAATCTTTCATTCCCAATGATAATCCAGACTATGCAATAGGCTTCGCTTCTGGTGATTTCATTATATGGAATATGTCGACCGAGACTAAG GTTACTGAAATTCCATGTGGTGGATGGCGGCGTCCTCATACTTATTTTCTTGGTGATGTGCCAGAGATGAAGAACTGTTTTGCCTTTGTGAAG gatgaagtaatttttgtgcaCAAGCATTGGGCACCAACTAATGACAGGATATATCCTCAAAATCTTCATCTCCAATTCCATGGCAGAGAGATTCACTCACTGTGTTTCATTTTCGATCCTACAAACTGCAGCTCAAATGAAAAGCAGGATCAATTTTGCCATTCGGGTTTCATAGCAACAGGCTGTGAAGACGGAACTGTTAGGTTGACAAG GTATTCTTCAGGTGTTGATAATTGGTCAGCTTCAAAATTGCTTGGAGAACATGTTGGTGGGTCAGCTGTACGGTCTCTTTGCTCTGTTCTCAAGGTACATACTATTACAGATGACATAAAAAATCAAGATAAGGCTATCGACGATCAGGAAGACCCGTTCCTACTGATTTCAGTTGGTGCAAAACGGGTATTAACTGCTTGGAAGCGCAAGATTAGTTCAAGACCTAAAAGTGAAATGTCGTTTCAATGGCTTTCGAGTGATTTTCCGATTAGAAACAATGGCACAAATCTAAAGGGACCAAAGAAGGATAAAACTAATGCAAATCATAACGGTTCAATTGTGAATTCTGAAAGTGCATCTGATTTGAATCCTCCAGAAATTGGTCTTGAAAATGACTGGCGATATCTAGCTGTAACTGCTTTTCTTGTTAAAGTCTCTTGTTCAAG GGCATCTGTGTGTTTCATTGTTGTTGCTTGCTCGGATGCCACAGTTACATTAAGGGCTCTAGTATTACCACATCGCCTTTG GTTTGATGTTGCGCTATTGGTTCCTTCCACATCACCAGTTTTGTCATTGCAGCATGTCATTGTTCCTGAACTTCCAAATGTTGAAG ATAAAAGTCAGAGGAGAAGTCTGTTTATGGTTATAAGCGGGTCCACAGATGGAAGTATTGCCTTTTGGGATGTAACTGAAATCGTTGAAACGTTCTTGCATAAAATATCACTCCTGCGCATCGAAGATTGTAGCAACTTTCAGAGAAGGCCAAGAACTGGAAGAGGAAGTCAAGGTGGACGACAGTGGCGGTCACTGGACCCCACCAAAGATAAACCTACTGAAACCGCTAAAACCTTGGATAACACTGAAAATAGTAAACAGGACCATACATCATCAAATCTAGGCTCTTCACAAGAAATAAATACGATACAGCCTTTGCATGTTATGAAAAATGTTCACCAATCTGGAGTGAATTGTCTCCATGTTTCAGATGTTGCTAAAGATAATGAATCTTGTTTTTCTTGCAATGTTATTACTGGTGGTGATGATCAAGCACTGCACTGTTTTTGCTTTAATGTGATGAGTTCTGACAGTTCAACTTCAGACATGCATTTAACACATAAAACCATTATGTTTAAAAAGTACCACGTAGAATTTTCACATCCTGACAAAATTGCCTCAGCTCATAGCTCTGCTGTAAAAG GTGTATGGACAGATGGGCATTGGGTTTTTTCTACTGGGCTTGATCAACGTGTGCGTTGTTGGCGGGTGTCAGTAGATGATGGTAAATTAAGTGAAGTAGCACATTTGATCGTTAGTGTACCAGAACCAGAAGCACTCGATGTTAGAGTGTGTGGAAGGAACCATTATCAAATTGCAGTTGCTGGAAGAGGAATGCAGATGATGGAGTTTTTAGCACCTGCAGTTAACATATTGTATCTGTAA